One genomic segment of Salminus brasiliensis chromosome 6, fSalBra1.hap2, whole genome shotgun sequence includes these proteins:
- the LOC140557025 gene encoding dual specificity protein phosphatase 26-like, giving the protein MSSRTKFSEQRRDSRSSKVEVDFTSPGLAVMEVEQLLFSGRSINSPANEVWPRLYIGNMDFAENRAELRRQNFTHVLNCAHSSRRGAEFYDGMGITYLGIEAHDSPAYDMSVNFNTGAEFIHNALRGGGKILVHCHVGVSRSATVVLAYMMLKHSMTLVEAINTVKEGRGIIPNRGFLRQLIDLHIKLYGYRT; this is encoded by the exons ATGTCCTCCAGGACCAAATTCTCCGAGCAGCGGCGCGACTCCCGCTCCTCCAAGGTGGAGGTGGATTTCACCTCGCCTGGTTTGGCTGTGATGGAGGTTGAGCAGCTTCTCTTCTCCGGGAGATCGATCAACAGCCCTGCTAATGAAGTCTGGCCCAGACTGTATATAGGAAACAT GGACTTTGCCGAGAACCGAGCAGAACTGCGCAGACAGAACTTCACCCACGTCCTGAACTGTGCTCACAGCTCCAGGAGAGGTGCTGAGTTCTATGACGGGATGGGCATCACCTACCTGGGCATCGAGGCCCACGACTCGCCCGCCTACGACATGAGCGTCAACTTCAACACCGGGGCAGAGTTCATTCACAACGCGCTCAGAGGAGGGG GTAAAATCCTGGTGCACTGTCATGTTGGCGTGAGCCGCTCTGCCACCGTCGTGTTGGCCTACATGATGCTGAAGCACAGCATGACCCTGGTGGAGGCCATCAACACAGTTAAAGAGGGCCGAGGAATCATACCCAACCGAGGCTTCCTCAGACAGCTGATTGACCTTCATATTAAACTGTACGGCTACAGAACCTGA
- the rsph14 gene encoding radial spoke head 14 homolog, with protein sequence MAGTRISEQSPPIIDRNQAPLAFGQRALPRLTAELQHAELRVRQGALAALRDLVHDPERAYEAIYHGCLERLKVLLKDEDTLVRTATTEVLYLLTTHSVGREAFLRLDVVSCLSELLDEPVDACRRNTHQALKMMSGFPAGVVCMVSLGLVPRLVMKVAVETEDIRELILSTLSCCMQLDTLADLASRKVSVLKEQLTHPSTNIRRAASSVMMTISVHLQGKVKVCEEEVLPVLVQLLTDEDLEVRANAAGAIMNTAVITKGKFQALEAGALAPLLRLVECEDRAVCANALRALTCLAEVPRARDQLLQHLPLLQTRLHHPEPIIQRASATAIQVISWTP encoded by the exons ATGGCCGGCACGCGGATTTCGGAGCAGTCGCCGCCGATCATTGATCGAAATCAGGCGCCGCTAGCGTTCGGTCAGCGTGCCCTCCCGCGGCTAACGGCGGAACTGCAGCACGCAGAGCTTAGAGTCCGGCAGGGGGCGCTAGCGGCACTACGAGACCTCGTTCACGACCCGGAGCGAGCTTATGAGGCCATTTACCACG GTTGTCTGGAGAGGCTGAAGGTGTTGCTGAAGGATGAAGATACCCTGGTCAGGACAGCAACTACTGAGGTGCTTTATCTGCTGACCACACACAGCGTAGGCAG GGAGGCGTTTTTGAGGCTGGACGTGGTCAGCTGTCTCTCAGAGCTGCTGGACGAGCCTGTGGACGCCTGTcgcagaaacacacaccaagCCCTGAAGATGATGTCCGGATTTCCTGCAG GTGTGGTGTGTATGGTGTCCCTGGGTTTGGTGCCTAGGCTGGTGATGAAGGTCGCCGTGGAGACGGAGGATATCCGAGAGCTCATCCTGTCCACCCTGAGCTGCTGCATGCAGTTGGACACTCTGGCTGATCTGGCCAGCAGGAAAGTGTCTGTGCTGAAGGAGCAACTCACACACCCTTCCACCAACATCCGCAGGGCGGCCTCCTCCGTCATGATGACCATCAG TGTTCATCTGCAGGGGAAGGTGAAGGTGTGTGAAGAGGAGGTGCTGCCTGTTTTGGTCCAGCTGCTGACTGATGAAGACCTGGAGGTCAGGGCTAACGCTGCCGGAGCCATCATGAACACTGCGGTCATCACCAAAG GGAAGTTCCAGGCCCTGGAGGCCGGTGCTCTGGCCCCTCTGCTGCGTTTGGTGGAGTGTGAGGACAGGGCGGTGTGTGCTAACGCCCTGCGGGCCCTCACCTGTCTGGCGGAAGTCCCCAGGGCTCGGGACCAACTGCTTCAGCACCTGCCCCTCCTGCAGACCCGCCTGCACCATCCAGAGCCCATCATCCAGCGGGCATCAGCCACCGCCATACAGGTCATCTCCTGGACACCCTGA
- the LOC140557788 gene encoding dematin-like, whose amino-acid sequence MMMQKQPARTSPGSVCSLRGGAMPGSPAVTIVAKMDNQVIGYKDLAAIPKDKAILDIERPDLMMYEPHFNYTPLEHSERSLSPRSLSPPPSPENAVLKDREWLEQKSSGSSSPSTLPLCRSSSVSKPQPQQQHFHRPDIGINIYKKPPIYKQDVSGHIPHSKHMEDLIIESSRFPGAQPPDPNQPSKIETEYWPCPPSLAVIETELKKKAASQTADGEDGEDEDEYDEGDLSDDMWRLRQMQKQELNKIQSNLGKLILKEEMERAVPVRRKTRSLPDRTYGHLGPKSPSFPNYSNRSGLTRLQSAEFSSSHTDKESQNLQNGDAQGHRMDRGNSLPTMLEHKIYPYEMLIVTHRGRSKLPPGVDRMRLERHLSLEEFQNLFGMTMEEFDRLSLWKRNDMKKKVLLF is encoded by the exons ATGATGATGCAAAAG cagcCGGCCCGTACCTCCCCAGGCAGCGTGTGTTCTTTGAGGGGAGGAGCCATGCCGGGATCTCCAGCGGTCACTATAGTG GCCAAAATGGACAATCAGGTGATTGGCTATAAGGACTTGGCCGCCATCCCTAAAGATAAGGCCATTCTGGACATAGAGAGGCCAGACCTGATGATGTACGAACCACACTTCAACTACACACCCCTGGAACACTCTGAG agGTCGCTGTCtccgcgctctctctccccacctccCTCTCCTGAG AATGCTGTGCTAAAGGACAGGGAATGGCTGGAACAGAAATCTTCTGGAAGCTCTTCCCCCTCCACACTGCCACTGTGCaggagcagcagtgtgagcaaACCCCAGCCACAGCAACAACACTTCCATAGAccag ACATCGGCATCAACATATACAAGAAACCCCCCATATATAAACAAG ATGTGTCAGGACATATCCCTCACAGTAAGCACATGGAGGATCTGATTATTGAATCCTCTCGGTTCCCTGGAGCTCAGCCACCCGACCCAAACCAGCCCTCAAAGATTGAGACTGAGTACTGGCCCTGCCCCCCGTCCCTCGCTGTCATTG AGACAGAGTTGAAGAAGAAGGCCGCCTCTCAGACAGCTGATGGAGAggatggtgaggatgaggacGAGTATGACGAAGGTGACCTATCAGACGACATGTGGCGGCTCAGACAGATGCAGAAACAGGAACTGAACAAG aTTCAGTCTAATCTGGGGAAGCTGATACTGAAGGAGGAGATGGAGAGGGCGGTTCCTGTTCGGAGGAAAACGCGCTCTCTGCCAGACCGGACATACGGACACCTcg gTCCCAAATCTCCATCATTTCCTAACTACAGCAACCGGAGTGGCCTGACCAGG CTCCAGTCTGCAGAGTTCtcctcttcacacactgataaAGAGAGTCAGA ATTTACAG aATGGGGATGCTCAAGGACACAGGATGGACAGAGGAAACTCACTGCCCACCATGCTGGAGCACAAG aTCTATCCCTATGAGATGCTGATAGTGACTCACCGGGGCAGAAGCAAACTCCCACCTGGAGTGGACAGGATGAGGCTGGAG